TCTGGCTCCGGGGCCGGGGGTTCGGGGTTGGACATCTCCACCTGATCGTTGGAGACGAAGACGATACGCGCCTCGGGCTGTTTCAGTTCATCGGCGATGCTGGGCGCGGTGACCAGGCCCTTCATCAGCCAGACCAGGCCCAGGGTGACCAGCAGGGCCAGGGGCAGGGCGAGGATATGGCGCAGACCGGCGTGCATGGTCGGGCTCAGGGCTTATGGGCGGAGACAGCCACCTGCTCCACCCCGGCCAGGCGGATCTGATCCATCACCCGCACCAGCAGGCCGCTGCTGGCCTTGACGTCGGCCTGGATCACGGCGGCGGAGTTGGGGTTCTCGGCGCGCATACGCTCCACCTGGGCGCGCACCGCTTGCAGGGGCAGACGGCGACGGTCGATCCAGATGTTGTCGTTGGCATCTATGCCCACCAGGATACGCGCCCGTTCCTGGCTGGCGCTGGTCACCGCGCGAGGCCGGGCGAACTCTACCCCGGTCTCGCGCACGAAGCTGGCGGTGACGATGAAGAAGATCAGCAGGATGAACACCACGTCCAGCATGGGGGTGAGGTCGATGGGCTGCTCTTCTGTCTGAGGTCGTTTACGTCGGCGCACCTTGACCTCCTTCCAGCCGCAGTACCCTGAAGCGAATGCGGCGCAGCGAGCGCCGCTCCCAGCTGCCCAACAGGGCGTTGAAATAGAGCCCGGCCAGGGCCATCACCATGCCCGCCAGGGTGGGCAGGGTGGCGCGGGAGATGCCGCCGGCCATGGCGCGGGCGTTGGCGGTGCCGGTCTGGGCCATGACATCGAACACCTCCAGCATACCGGTGACCGTGCCCAGCAGGCCGAGGAGGGGGGCCAGGGCGATGAGGGTGCCGATCAGATGCTTGCCGCTGGCGCTGCGCAGCTCCAGCTCGGCCAGCAGCTCGCGCCGGATCTGCCGCGCCTGCCAGGAGCGGTGCTCGGCCCTGGCCTGCCAGATGGCGCGCAGCCGCTGGCTATCGCGGGCCAGGCCAAAGGCCAGGTAGATGGCCCGTTCGATAATCAACAGCCACATCAGAAAACCGGCCCCGATCACCAGCCAGAGCACCGGCCCGCCCAGCTCCAGGAAGCCGCGCAGGTCACCATGGTCCAGCAGCAGGCCGATGAACTGATCAAGCATGGCGTTCAGCGCTCAGGCCCATGGCATCCACTCAACCCTGCTCCAGCCGCCGCGCCACCAGGGCGGCGGACTGCTCCTCCAGGATCTGCTCCACCTTGCGGCTGCTGCCGGCCGCCAGGCTGTGCAGCAACAGCAGGGGGATGGCGGCGCACAGGCCCATCACCGTGGTCACCAGGGCCTGGGAGATGCCACCGGCCATCAGCTTGGGGTCGCCGGAGCCAAACAGGCTGATGGCCTGAAAGGTGAGGATCATGCCCACCACGGTGCCCAACAGGCCCAGCAGGGGGGCGATGGCGGCAAGCAGACGGATCAACGGCAGGCCGCGCTCCAGGCGCGGCATCTCCTTGAGGATGGCCTCGTCCAGACGGCGCTCGATCAGCTCGATATCGCCCTCGGTCTGGTCCTGCACCGCCAGCAGCACCCGGCCCAGTGGGTTGTTGGCCCGGGGCTGCTCGCTGTGCCGCTTCTGCCAGCCGACCCGGGCGCTGACCAGACGCAGGCCGAGGATGCGCCAGAGGGCGATGACCAGCCCCACCACCGCCAGCAGCAGGATCAGATAACCCACCAGGCCGCCCTGATGCAGGCGCTCCTCCAGTGCCGGTGTCTGCACCAGCAGGGACAGCAAGGCCCCTCGGGAGGGGTCTATGGCGTAGGTGGTAAGCCCCCCCCGGCGCTGGCCGTTGGCCTGCAGGAAGCGGCCGGCCGGCTGCCGATCCAGCACCCGCAGGCGTTGCAATTCCGGTATATATTCCAGATAGCGGCCCTGGTGCAGGGCGACAAAGGGGCCCACCCGGAGGACCTCGGCCTGGCTCTGCTGGCCATCCCCGGCCACCAGCAGGCTGGGAAAGCTGGCCACCTGGGCCTGACCCTGAAGCTCCAGCTGGAGCCGCCAGACCAGCCGGGCCAGATGCCGACGCAGGGCGCTGGAATCGGCCAGGGCAATCGGCCCCTGTTGATCCGGCGCGGCCTGATTGGCGGCCTTGTAGTCCCGGCTGGCCTGGCGCATGGCCTCAAGGTCGATGCGCGCCTCGGGGTGCTGCAAGGCGATCAGCGAACTGGCCAGCAGCTTGCTGCTATCCTCCGCCAACAGCCAGAGGGTACTGCCCAGATCCCCCAAGGCGTCCCTGGCCTTAAGCAGGCGCTGGCGGGCGCTGCTGATCCCCTGGTCAAGCACCTTGGAATCGGCCTGAAGCTGTTTCAGCCGCTGTTTTTCCTGCTCCAGCTGTTCTGCGCTCTTGGCCTGTGGTGGCAGCGGGGGTGGCTGAGGGGCCTGATCCGGGCCAGGGTCGCGCAGCAGTTCCAGCAGGCGCTGGTGAGGGGCTTCCGGCCCCTTGCCGACCGACTGGGTTGGGGCCTGACTTGGGGAGGGATCGGGCAGCGGGTCAAGCCCGGCGCTGGCGGGGTCGGCAGACAGGGGCATGATCAGCAGGTCCGGCGGTATCCGCTTCAGGGCCACCTGGATACCCCGCTTGACCTTGCCCTCCAGGCCTTCGGCCAAGGGCCGCCAGCGCTGCTCGCGCCGGTCCCAATAGCCGCTCTGATCACCGTCAAAGGTCTGATACACCAGCGCCAGCCGACCGTAGCGCAGAAAGGTGACCAGCCGGGGCGGCCGCTCGCTCGCCTGGTCGCTGGCCTGTTCCAGCTCGGCATCCCAGGCCTCCAGGCCCTGCCCCGCCTCCACCTCGTCAAGAAAGGCCTGCGCCAGGCGGCGCAGACGCTCGGCATAGGGCTGGGCCGGATCGGCCATCTCCTGCTTGAGCCCCTGCAACCGGGCCAGGCGCTCGCCGCGGTGAAAGGGCAGGTCGCCCTCCAGATGCCGCTCCAGCCGCCCCAGCCAGTCGTGCAGCAGGGCATCCAGGCGAAGCCGCTCCGCGTCCAGGGCGCTGAATTGGGCCTGCAACTGGCCAAGCACCTGCTGCTGCTGGCCGATCTGCACGCGCAGACGCTCCAGCCGGTCTTCATCGGCCAGCAGGTTCAGGGGCAGCAGCAGGGCAAGCAGCAGGCAGAACAGGGAGATTCGCATCATCGCATCACAGAGATTCACAGCCGCGCCAATCTAGCCCCTACAGCGGGCCAAATCCATAATTTGAGCGCCGCAAGGGCAATAACAGACAGCAAAGCGGGGCATTTGACGCATTCAGAAGACAGAGGACAGAGGACAGAGGACAGAGGACGGAGGGCTGAGGGCTGAGGGCTGAGGGCTGATGCGTTCAGGCGATAAGCAACGCCTGGCGGGCGTTGGCGCTGGTTTGCTCGGCCAGCCAGCTGGCGTCCTCGCCGCGCACCTCGGCCAGGGCGGCGAGGCATTCGGGCAGATAGGCCGGGCTGTTGCGTTCACCCCGGTGGGCGGCCCCGCTCAGGTCCGGGGCATCGGTCTCCAGCACTATGGCCTCGATCGGCAGCACTCGCGCCAGCCCGCGCAGCCGCCGCGAGCGGTCGTAGGTGAGCATGCCACCAAAGCCCAGCTTGAGCCCCAGGTCGAGGTATTCCCCGGCCAGCTGTGGGCTGCCGTTGAAGGCATGCACTATGCCGCCGGGCGGACGGATGCGCTTGAGCAGGGCAAGCATCGGGTTGTGCGCCTTGCGGTTGTGCAGAATCACCGGCAGACCGGCCTTGCGCGCCAGGTCCAGTTGGCGCTCAAACAACCACAGCTGGCGCGGCCGGTCCGCCCCTGGGATGAAGAAATCCAGGCCGATCTCGCCGATGGCGCAGAGGGGCTCGCTCCGCGCCAGCCCGGCCAGCTGGTGCAGCGCCTCATCCCCATGCAGATCGCTGTACACCGGGTGCAGCCCCAGGGCCGGGTGCAGGCCGGCATGGCGGCGGCACAGCCGCAAAATTCCCGGCCAGCCCGCGGCATCAATGGCCGGGATCACCAGATCAGCCACCCCGGCGGCGCGGGCGTCGGCCAGCACCTGCTCGCGGTCGGCGGCAAACCGGGCCACATTCAGGTGACAATGGGTGTCGATAAGTGCAGGCTGGCTCATGTAAGATGCCCAAGGATCAAAACTCAGGCCCCAGCATCCCGCAGCGGCCCGATCTTGACAAGCCCGACAGGACACCACCCAACCAGCCGAGGAACCATCATGAAAACCATCATCACCGCCACTGCCCTGCTGCTCGCCTCCACTGCCGCCCTGGCCCAGCCCAACATGACCGACATGCTGATGAAGCTGGATGCCGATGGCAACGGCAGCGTCAGCCTTGAGGAGTTCCTCAAGCCCTACGAAATGCAGTTCAAGCACCTGGACCAGAACGGCGACGGCGGCATCAGCCAGGCCGAGGCCGAACAGTTCGTCAAACAGATGCAGCAACACATGCAGCAGATGCGTCAGCAGGCCCCCAAGCAGTAAGGCCGGACCCAGCCGGTTACCGTGAAACAAGCGGCCGTTGACCATCATCCGGGGAGCGCTGAGCCCGTTGTAGCCCGGATGAGGCCACGCCCTGCGGCAACACCGGATTCCGTTGCACGGCATCCGGGCTACGGGGCTGCCGGGCCCTGAAGCGGCCAGGCGTTAGGTGTGGGATTGCCCCTCGATCCTTAAGCAGGAATTGTGCAAGTGCGGGCCACAGATGCAGACTCAGCTACGGGAATGAAGGCCCTCAGGTCAACCACCCTGGCCCGGCCTTTGTAGTGGCAACGGCGCTGCACCAGATGCGTCTCGACGCGGTGGCCCACCGCCTGCTCGCCAGTGGCGCACGCCAGGTGGCCGATCTGGGCTGTGGCCAGGGCGAGCTTCTGCATTGCCTGCGGGAATACGATCAGTTCGACCGGCTGCTGGGCATAGACACGGATGCCGAGGTGCTGGCCCTTGCCCGTGCCCGCTTGATGCTGGATCCGCTGCACCCCGACCGGCGCGTGCGACTGCGGCAGGGCTCCTTCGAGGAAAGCGACTGGTGCAGCATGGCGATCGACGCCGCCGTGTTGCTGGAGACCATAGAGCACATCGACCCCGGCCGACTGTCGCGCCTGGAGCGGTCCCTGTTTGGTCAGATCGCCCCGGCGCTGGTACTCATCACCACGCCGAACCGGGATTACAACCCCCTGCACGGCCTGACAGCTGGCGAGCGCCGCCACCCTGGGCACCGCTTCGAATGGAGCCGGACCCAGTTTCGCGCCTGGTGCAGGGGCCTGGCCGAGCGCCAGGGCTATTGCGTTGACCATCAGGATATAGGCCCGCCGGACCCCCAGCGTGGCAGCTCGACCCAGATGGCCTGCTTTACGCGGTGCGGTACAGGCTAGCCGGTCGGCCTGTCCTGCTTGTCTTGCCGTTCCGCGCTGGCGGCGGCCACGGGCCGCCCTATGGGGCGGGGCATGAGGCGGTTACACATAGCCCAGCCCGTTCTGGCTCAGGCCCAACAACTCCAGGTTGTTCCAGTTTATGTCGCTCTCCACCACCGCCATGGCCAGGGAGGTCTGGGTGTATAGGCCCTGATCGATCCAGCCGGCAATCGCGTGCTGCTCGATGTTGGTGGGCTCGCGGCCGTACAGGTTCTCATACAGCAGCCTGGCCACTTCCTGATTGCTGGCATCCTCGCCCAGTTGCAGGTTCAGACCGGCCTGCACCAAGGCCTGGGTGCTCATGCCGCCCTCCAGCAGGTCCAGCACCACGCCAACATAGTGGGGATTTAAGATTGAGCTAGGACCAAACAGCCCGCCCAGCAGCCTGGCCGCCGTGGTGGGATTGCCGGTCAGGTCCAGGATCACTGTTTTGTCGATGAACTGAATCTCCTCCACCTCATACAGGGTGACCTGCTTGAACTTATAGGTGTAGTCCGCTGAGGCCGATCCGGTAATGGTAACCGGCCCGTTGGGCGTGATCTGGATGCTGAAATGGCTCGAATAATCGAACACCAGATTCTTATCCTTGCCGTAGTAGCCATAGCCCCACATGGTATCTTCAGTGGCATGCCAGCTGAGGATGTCATTGCCGTTGCTGCCGTTGGTCTCCAGGGCGGCCAGCTCATAGCCCGCCTCGGGGGTCTGCAAAGGGATAAGCACATCGTTGAACTGGAGCTGCTCCACGTTGTACAGCAGCAGCTCGTCGAACTTATTGTTGTAATCCGCCCCGTCCGAGGCCCAGATCTTGGTCGCGCCGGGGAAGCTGGCGATGCGGTAATAGGCGCTGCTATCCGAGATCACCACCCGGTCTATGCCATCCAGGCCGTCAATGACGCTGTGATCCCCCGCGGCTATGGTCAGCCCGCGATAAGTCAGAATATCGTTGCCATCGGTAGGCGTTTCCACGTACTGGAAGCTATACAGCTGCGGGAAGGCCCGCATCACCCAGTCGTTGAGCAGGGCATTCAGGTCCGACAGGCTGTTGGCGCTGGAGATATCCTGTGTATTGCCGTTATAGCTGATCCGCTCGATGGTACGCTCGCCGTCGATCTGATACAGCTGGTCGGCCCAGGAGATGGTCAGGGGGTTGGCGCCGCCCAAGCCCAGGGTCAGGGTGATGGAGCCATCCGCCGCCGCCTCCAGGTCAAAAGAGGTGATGGGATTCCGGATATAGGATAGGTCCAGCGTATCCACGTCATAACGCTCACCAAAGTCGGTGATGCGCACCGAGGTGGGCACGGAGCCATCCACATCCACGGTGATGCGGTAGGTATCCGAGCCCTGCTTGCCGTCCAGGGTCTCGCTGGGCACGTCTTCGTTCAGTTCGGCCACCAGGATATCATTGCTGGCGGTACCGGTGACATTGTCCGAGATCTCGCCAAAGCCAACGACCGGATGGCCGGCGCCAACCCACTCCTTGACCCAATCGGCGATGGCGTCGATCAGTTCTTGGCGGCTATCCAGGCCAGAGATATCCAGGGTCTTTTGTTCCTCTGCAAGCGAGGAATGGTCAAAGCGCAGAATATCCACCGCCCGCTCGCCACCAGCGTTGTCCTGATAGATCTGGGTGGTCAATACAATATGGGCCGCGCCCATGCCGTAATCCACCCCCAGGATCACCTGGCCTGATGTCTCAGCGGAGACCACAGTGATATTGGGCAGAAAGCCCTCTTTATCGGTCGGCGCGGTGAGCTGGGACAGGTCCAGGGTGTCGGTACCGGCCCCATCGCCGGCGATGGTCAGGTTGACCACGCCGGGGATCAGGCTGCCCAGCAGCTGATAGGTATCGTTGCCCTCCTTGCCATCCACGCTATCGGCCAGGCTGGCGGTGCCGGTGACGTGGGCGGTTATTCGATCATCACCAACATCGCCTACCAGTGTGTCTGGAATCTCAGGATAGCCAACAACTTCGCCATCATAGTCGGATGATGAACCGCTGAGATTGTTGTCCGAATAGTTATCTATCTCTGCCTGAAGCTCCGCCAGAGAGTTGAGCTGAGAAATATCCAGATCCACACCATCTATGCGAATAGTCTCGATGGCGCGTTCTTCTTCAGCACGCTTGTAGAGTTGGTTGTCCCAGGATATTTTTATTGGGTGGCGGCCTTCCAGAAAAACATTCAGTGTGACCGCACCGTCGTCTGTTCCGGTGATAGTGAGGCGCGTAATCTCATTGGTAATATCAGACAGGTCCAGCACATCGGCATTGCCGCCCTTATCCACAATCTTGATGTTGGTCGGGCTTGAGCCGTCAATATCAGTGTCGGCGCGGATAACGTAACGGTCCGAGCCTATGTCGCCCTGCAATTCCTCAGAACTGACATCCTCGTTTAGTTCAGCAATCAGCGTATCGTTGCCTATGCCGCCGACTAGGGTATCGCTGATTTCGGAAAAGCCGATAAGGGTAGTGCCGGGCCAGCGGTCGGTATCGCTGCCGTTGAATGTGCCAGCAGGAAAGCCAGCAGCCACCCACTCAGCAATAAGATCAACAACTTCAGCTCGGGTATTTACAGCGGAGAGATGAAGCAGGGCATTGCCTATCTGGATGTAATCTACGCTATGGTCACCATCTGTTTGATAGGTTTGTTGAGATATCAGTATAAGAGCCTCACCACCATCAGCGGCGGTGACACCAAGGACTATCCCATTATTTTCTTCTGAAGTCGGGTCAGGCGGAGCCGCCCATGCACGCAAGGTTGACAGGTCATTAGTAATACCAGTCAAATCCAGGGTGTCAGTACCAGGCCCTGCCAAATTTCCTGTCCAAGCAACTGATGTGGTAACAGGAAAATTCTGCAGTACGCCATCGCCATTAGCATCTTCTCCAGCATCCAATACCCCGTTATTATTGGCATCTTCGCTTGGATCAATCTCCTCTTCGGGCTTATCTCCGTCAACAACAAAATTAACGCCAGAGTGAAGCGTGCCCCTAAATCGATAGATATCGTCACCCAACTCACCAAAGAGGGAATCCGTTATATTGACGAGTCCATCTTCATTGACACCCACACCCACTTCAGCAATGAGGATGTCATCACCATCACCTCCCTTGATGGTGTCGATAAGATCGGCAAAGCCAACCAGGACGTCGTCGCCAACTGTGCCTGTAAATACTGCCATC
This is a stretch of genomic DNA from gamma proteobacterium SS-5. It encodes these proteins:
- a CDS encoding EF-hand domain-containing protein codes for the protein MKTIITATALLLASTAALAQPNMTDMLMKLDADGNGSVSLEEFLKPYEMQFKHLDQNGDGGISQAEAEQFVKQMQQHMQQMRQQAPKQ
- a CDS encoding DUF3450 family protein produces the protein MMRISLFCLLLALLLPLNLLADEDRLERLRVQIGQQQQVLGQLQAQFSALDAERLRLDALLHDWLGRLERHLEGDLPFHRGERLARLQGLKQEMADPAQPYAERLRRLAQAFLDEVEAGQGLEAWDAELEQASDQASERPPRLVTFLRYGRLALVYQTFDGDQSGYWDRREQRWRPLAEGLEGKVKRGIQVALKRIPPDLLIMPLSADPASAGLDPLPDPSPSQAPTQSVGKGPEAPHQRLLELLRDPGPDQAPQPPPLPPQAKSAEQLEQEKQRLKQLQADSKVLDQGISSARQRLLKARDALGDLGSTLWLLAEDSSKLLASSLIALQHPEARIDLEAMRQASRDYKAANQAAPDQQGPIALADSSALRRHLARLVWRLQLELQGQAQVASFPSLLVAGDGQQSQAEVLRVGPFVALHQGRYLEYIPELQRLRVLDRQPAGRFLQANGQRRGGLTTYAIDPSRGALLSLLVQTPALEERLHQGGLVGYLILLLAVVGLVIALWRILGLRLVSARVGWQKRHSEQPRANNPLGRVLLAVQDQTEGDIELIERRLDEAILKEMPRLERGLPLIRLLAAIAPLLGLLGTVVGMILTFQAISLFGSGDPKLMAGGISQALVTTVMGLCAAIPLLLLHSLAAGSSRKVEQILEEQSAALVARRLEQG
- a CDS encoding MotA/TolQ/ExbB proton channel family protein, with translation MLDQFIGLLLDHGDLRGFLELGGPVLWLVIGAGFLMWLLIIERAIYLAFGLARDSQRLRAIWQARAEHRSWQARQIRRELLAELELRSASGKHLIGTLIALAPLLGLLGTVTGMLEVFDVMAQTGTANARAMAGGISRATLPTLAGMVMALAGLYFNALLGSWERRSLRRIRFRVLRLEGGQGAPT
- a CDS encoding TatD family hydrolase is translated as MSQPALIDTHCHLNVARFAADREQVLADARAAGVADLVIPAIDAAGWPGILRLCRRHAGLHPALGLHPVYSDLHGDEALHQLAGLARSEPLCAIGEIGLDFFIPGADRPRQLWLFERQLDLARKAGLPVILHNRKAHNPMLALLKRIRPPGGIVHAFNGSPQLAGEYLDLGLKLGFGGMLTYDRSRRLRGLARVLPIEAIVLETDAPDLSGAAHRGERNSPAYLPECLAALAEVRGEDASWLAEQTSANARQALLIA
- a CDS encoding biopolymer transporter ExbD; translated protein: MRRRKRPQTEEQPIDLTPMLDVVFILLIFFIVTASFVRETGVEFARPRAVTSASQERARILVGIDANDNIWIDRRRLPLQAVRAQVERMRAENPNSAAVIQADVKASSGLLVRVMDQIRLAGVEQVAVSAHKP
- a CDS encoding methyltransferase domain-containing protein, with translation MATALHQMRLDAVAHRLLASGARQVADLGCGQGELLHCLREYDQFDRLLGIDTDAEVLALARARLMLDPLHPDRRVRLRQGSFEESDWCSMAIDAAVLLETIEHIDPGRLSRLERSLFGQIAPALVLITTPNRDYNPLHGLTAGERRHPGHRFEWSRTQFRAWCRGLAERQGYCVDHQDIGPPDPQRGSSTQMACFTRCGTG